A window from Corynebacterium accolens encodes these proteins:
- a CDS encoding ABC transporter permease: MRFAGYNFLRLRRNLAPLFFTTILPVFFYLLFGTLMDVGSLPIHTGKFAALQMISMALYGGVAGAVGAAASSVTDARSGWRRQLALTPLRPHRILWANITSIALQALLPITAVFLTGALTKADMEPHQWALSFLACAIVSIPFGLYGMIWALALPTDNSVAIASSSIVLLLFAANVFIPLSSSLMAFGRFTPLFGPVVLAQWPLAEGMQLLNDADGTVNHSLWSAGLNFAVWTAIFVGACAALLHRDKSRM; the protein is encoded by the coding sequence ATGCGTTTTGCTGGGTACAATTTCCTCCGGCTGCGCCGCAACCTCGCCCCGCTATTTTTCACCACCATTTTGCCGGTATTTTTCTATCTACTTTTCGGCACACTAATGGACGTTGGCAGCCTTCCCATTCACACCGGTAAATTTGCAGCTCTCCAAATGATCAGCATGGCCCTGTACGGCGGCGTCGCCGGTGCAGTGGGAGCTGCCGCTTCTTCAGTCACTGATGCTCGATCCGGTTGGAGACGCCAACTAGCGCTTACTCCGCTGCGCCCTCACCGAATCCTCTGGGCGAATATCACATCCATAGCATTGCAAGCTCTACTACCCATTACGGCAGTGTTTCTCACCGGTGCATTAACTAAAGCCGACATGGAGCCCCACCAGTGGGCTTTGTCCTTTCTTGCTTGCGCTATTGTCTCTATTCCCTTTGGCTTATATGGAATGATATGGGCACTTGCTTTACCGACGGATAACTCCGTGGCCATTGCTTCTTCCTCTATTGTCCTCCTGCTGTTCGCCGCCAATGTCTTTATCCCTCTATCTTCCTCACTTATGGCGTTTGGCCGCTTTACACCCCTTTTTGGCCCTGTCGTGTTGGCTCAATGGCCATTGGCAGAAGGGATGCAACTGCTCAATGACGCCGATGGAACGGTTAACCATTCCCTGTGGAGCGCGGGACTAAACTTCGCCGTATGGACCGCAATTTTCGTCGGAGCCTGCGCAGCGCTGCTCCACCGCGACAAATCACGAATGTAA
- a CDS encoding ABC transporter ATP-binding protein, translating into MKTTRIPNSGSSTAIEVRDVEKVFAANSSHSVRALNDVSVSIATGEIVALLGSNGAGKSTLIDLILGLTEPSSGAITVQGKSPQEAINNTQLAAVLQSGGLLPELTVSDTLKMISATFAQPLDIGEVAHHTNLEPILSRRVGKCSGGEQQRLRFALALLGDPQILILDEPTAGMDPGARRDFWASMQHQAELGRTIFFATHYLEEADNFAERIVLLHKGEVVADDKVIDIRSRGEVRRITAQFDGSIPPMSALPGVTEVTRTGDHIQMTTSDSDSLARHLLNHTGAYDLTISAHSLENTFLALTDEHN; encoded by the coding sequence ATGAAAACTACACGTATCCCTAACTCAGGTTCCTCAACAGCGATTGAGGTACGCGACGTAGAAAAAGTCTTCGCAGCGAACTCCTCGCATTCAGTGCGAGCACTGAATGACGTATCAGTCTCCATCGCCACCGGAGAAATCGTAGCGTTGTTAGGTTCCAACGGCGCTGGAAAGTCCACACTCATTGACCTTATCTTGGGCCTTACCGAACCTTCTTCCGGCGCTATTACAGTCCAAGGCAAAAGCCCCCAGGAAGCGATCAACAACACACAGCTAGCAGCGGTGCTCCAATCCGGAGGTCTTCTCCCCGAGCTCACCGTAAGCGATACCTTAAAGATGATTTCCGCTACCTTTGCCCAGCCCCTAGACATTGGCGAGGTCGCACATCACACCAACTTAGAACCGATATTGTCTCGACGAGTGGGCAAGTGCTCCGGCGGCGAGCAACAACGTCTTCGTTTCGCGCTTGCGCTCCTGGGTGACCCACAGATACTCATCCTTGACGAGCCGACTGCCGGTATGGATCCAGGCGCTCGCCGGGACTTTTGGGCGTCCATGCAGCACCAGGCTGAGCTCGGGCGGACCATCTTCTTCGCGACACACTATCTCGAAGAAGCGGACAATTTTGCTGAAAGGATAGTGCTTTTGCACAAAGGGGAAGTTGTGGCCGATGACAAGGTAATTGACATACGTAGCCGCGGCGAGGTCCGAAGAATTACGGCCCAATTTGACGGCAGTATCCCTCCAATGAGTGCGCTACCAGGCGTTACCGAAGTCACCCGCACTGGAGATCACATTCAAATGACTACCTCAGATTCGGATTCACTGGCCCGTCATCTTCTTAACCACACAGGCGCCTATGACCTCACCATTAGCGCTCATAGTCTGGAAAATACTTTCCTCGCTCTCACCGATGAGCACAACTAA
- a CDS encoding cadmium resistance transporter: MITTLASAIVLFIVTNIDDIVVLSLFFARGAGRKGTTKAILLGQYLGFLGILAVSVALGLGLSAILPEDWIRFFGLIPLAIGIWAAWEAFRGEDDDDVSGKKLSIAAVAGVTFANGGDNIGVYLPVFTTSSPADIAVYCVVFLVLVAGLVAAAKFVATRPAVAEALEKWESVLFPTVLILLGLAILFAV, encoded by the coding sequence GTGATTACTACTCTCGCATCCGCAATCGTCTTATTCATCGTCACCAATATCGACGATATCGTTGTTCTCTCGCTATTCTTTGCCCGTGGCGCGGGCAGGAAGGGCACGACCAAAGCCATCCTTTTGGGCCAGTACCTGGGATTTTTGGGAATCCTCGCGGTCTCTGTAGCACTCGGTCTGGGACTTAGCGCCATTCTTCCGGAAGACTGGATACGCTTTTTCGGGCTTATTCCCTTAGCCATTGGTATCTGGGCAGCCTGGGAGGCTTTTCGTGGGGAAGACGACGATGACGTTTCTGGAAAGAAGCTCAGTATCGCTGCGGTAGCCGGGGTCACCTTTGCCAATGGCGGCGATAATATCGGTGTGTACTTGCCGGTATTTACCACGTCTTCGCCCGCAGATATCGCGGTGTACTGCGTCGTATTCCTCGTCTTGGTCGCAGGCCTTGTAGCGGCGGCGAAATTTGTGGCCACACGGCCAGCCGTAGCAGAAGCACTAGAGAAGTGGGAGAGCGTTTTATTCCCCACGGTGCTTATACTGCTTGGTCTCGCCATCCTATTTGCGGTGTAG
- a CDS encoding YchJ family protein, which translates to MVALNPIADSRRCPCTSGLSFGECCGKYHAGAKAPTAEALMRSRFSAFVSGDEDYLLRTWDPVTRPSSLDLADSPIRFYRLDILDTEGGGLVDDEGIVEFEAFYKGEAVGSQRERSSFRRLNGAWVYSTGEL; encoded by the coding sequence ATGGTGGCCCTCAATCCCATCGCCGATTCCCGCCGCTGCCCCTGCACGAGCGGGCTGAGCTTTGGCGAATGCTGCGGCAAGTACCATGCCGGTGCCAAAGCTCCCACAGCCGAGGCCTTGATGCGGTCACGCTTTAGCGCCTTCGTCAGCGGCGATGAGGACTACCTCCTGCGCACCTGGGATCCGGTGACTCGGCCGAGCTCATTGGACTTGGCTGACTCCCCCATCCGGTTCTACCGCCTCGATATCCTCGATACCGAAGGCGGTGGTCTTGTAGACGATGAAGGCATCGTGGAATTTGAGGCCTTCTACAAGGGCGAGGCAGTGGGCTCCCAGCGGGAGCGATCGTCTTTCCGGCGCCTGAATGGCGCATGGGTCTATTCCACCGGCGAGCTTTGA
- a CDS encoding bifunctional alpha/beta hydrolase/OsmC family protein yields MQSVNVKLPSSRGTEMAGTIDFPDAPPLAFAVFAHCFAGSRHTPGAARTSKQLTEFGIATLRFDFPGLGQSEGEFADTTFNQNVDDIRTAADWLEEHYSAPQMLIGHSLGGAAVVKAATAMKKIRAVATIGAPFDPAHSVLHYADKIGEVDANGEVEVVLGGRALTISRKFLEDLAETNPEEYLPRLRKPLLSLHSPIDQTVGIDNAQNIFRMTRYPKSLVSLDKADHLLTKQGTAARAADLIGAWSQQFIVPDYEPEEVGTDAAVARPATGTKFGVVVRHNDHSVTADRTKKEGGKGKGFTATGLLMSALAAASTQAIKEAGKKLALDDVHVSITQTGTTSFERRIELKGSLSDSDIDALRAAARDTDVERMAAGATITDIVDSN; encoded by the coding sequence ATGCAATCCGTCAATGTTAAGCTGCCGTCCAGCCGAGGAACCGAGATGGCAGGAACCATCGACTTTCCTGATGCTCCCCCTCTCGCCTTCGCCGTCTTCGCGCATTGCTTTGCCGGCTCGCGCCATACCCCTGGCGCGGCCCGCACCTCGAAGCAATTAACGGAATTCGGTATCGCCACCTTGCGCTTTGATTTTCCCGGTTTGGGGCAATCAGAAGGCGAGTTCGCGGACACCACATTTAACCAGAATGTCGACGATATCCGCACCGCCGCGGACTGGCTAGAAGAACACTATTCCGCACCACAGATGCTCATTGGTCACTCCTTGGGCGGCGCAGCGGTGGTCAAGGCCGCCACGGCAATGAAAAAGATTCGCGCCGTGGCCACCATCGGCGCCCCCTTCGATCCCGCGCACTCCGTGCTGCACTACGCGGATAAGATCGGCGAGGTAGACGCTAATGGCGAGGTCGAGGTCGTCTTGGGAGGCAGGGCCCTGACCATTTCGCGTAAATTCCTGGAGGATCTGGCAGAAACCAATCCGGAAGAATACCTACCGCGGTTGCGCAAGCCCCTCTTGTCCCTGCATTCCCCCATCGATCAGACGGTGGGCATCGACAATGCGCAAAATATCTTCCGCATGACCCGCTACCCCAAATCCCTCGTTTCGCTGGATAAGGCCGATCACCTGCTCACCAAGCAGGGAACCGCAGCCCGCGCCGCTGATCTGATCGGTGCCTGGTCCCAGCAATTTATTGTTCCCGACTATGAGCCCGAGGAAGTGGGCACCGACGCCGCCGTTGCCCGTCCCGCTACCGGCACCAAGTTCGGCGTCGTGGTGCGCCACAATGATCACTCCGTGACCGCGGACCGCACCAAAAAGGAAGGCGGCAAGGGCAAGGGCTTTACCGCAACCGGCCTGCTCATGTCGGCCTTGGCAGCTGCCTCCACCCAGGCCATCAAGGAGGCCGGCAAGAAGCTTGCGCTTGACGATGTCCACGTATCCATCACCCAGACCGGTACCACCTCCTTCGAGCGCCGCATCGAACTAAAAGGCTCCTTGAGCGATTCCGATATCGATGCACTGCGCGCAGCCGCGCGTGATACCGATGTCGAGCGCATGGCCGCCGGCGCCACCATCACCGATATCGTGGACTCCAACTAA
- the secA2 gene encoding accessory Sec system translocase SecA2 produces MGAFDWFWKAMGSQSERNDKKSKAIVDEARSAAEKFAQSDDAAVAQAARDAVRGGEVADKAQFLGALAVACERTLGLHPFTVQSQAVLRLLTGDVIQMATGEGKTLVGAMAATGFALTGKRVHVVTVNDYLASRDAEWMRPVVEFFGLQVASVTEGMSADERRAAYVQNIIYSPVNELGFDLLRDNQITERAQTVQAPGDVALVDEADSVLVDEALVPLVLAGNRPGEAPTGQITNVVSRLRENHEYVISDDGRTVQLTDVGAARVERELGIDSLYSEDNIGTVLVKVNLALHAKALLIRDIHYIVVDGKLQLIDASRGRVADLQRWPDGLQAAVEAKEGLEVSEGGRILDTITLQELMRRYPLVCGMTGTAVEATDQLRQFYDLHVSVIDRNKPLQRFDEQDRIFATIGEKSAAIVEEIAHLHEAGQPVLVGTQDVAESENLAEALRDRDIEVNVLNAKNNREEAQIVAEAGDIGRVTVSTQMAGRGTDIKLGGADEADHDEVAERGGLAVIGTSRHRTARLDNQLRGRAGRQGDPGLALFFVSLEDDVVQQGGAGEKVSAQPGPSGLIESKRVQDFVAHCQRVTEGQLLEIHAQTWKYNQLLADQRIIIDKRRAALLDTDQAWQELAERAPERASELADIPEAARTQAAREIMLYHLDMGWADHLELLDDVRESIHLRAIARETPIDEYHRIAVREFKDLAQRAVDQAVETFRQVPIDAEGAHLADSGLNRPSATWTYMVSDNPLAGQGNSVLSGIGNIFR; encoded by the coding sequence GTGGGAGCATTCGATTGGTTCTGGAAAGCGATGGGCTCGCAAAGCGAGCGAAACGATAAGAAATCCAAGGCCATCGTGGATGAAGCTCGCTCCGCCGCGGAGAAATTCGCGCAGAGCGACGATGCTGCCGTGGCCCAAGCCGCCCGCGATGCGGTGCGCGGCGGCGAGGTCGCAGACAAGGCCCAATTCCTGGGTGCCCTTGCCGTCGCGTGTGAACGCACCCTGGGCCTGCACCCATTCACCGTGCAATCGCAGGCGGTACTGCGACTGCTTACCGGCGATGTCATTCAAATGGCTACCGGTGAGGGCAAGACTCTCGTTGGCGCGATGGCCGCAACGGGTTTCGCGCTGACTGGAAAGCGCGTCCACGTCGTGACGGTCAATGACTATCTGGCCAGCCGCGATGCCGAATGGATGCGGCCTGTCGTGGAATTTTTTGGGCTGCAGGTAGCCTCCGTCACGGAGGGCATGAGCGCGGATGAGCGCCGCGCAGCCTATGTGCAGAATATTATTTATTCCCCGGTCAATGAATTGGGATTTGACCTATTGCGCGATAACCAGATCACCGAACGCGCACAGACGGTGCAGGCGCCTGGCGATGTCGCCTTGGTGGACGAGGCCGATTCCGTCCTAGTGGATGAGGCCCTCGTGCCCCTGGTTCTGGCAGGAAATCGCCCCGGTGAAGCTCCCACGGGGCAAATTACCAATGTGGTCTCCCGCCTCCGAGAGAACCACGAGTACGTCATCTCAGATGACGGGCGCACGGTGCAGCTTACCGATGTCGGCGCAGCCCGCGTAGAGCGAGAGCTCGGCATCGATTCCCTTTATTCCGAGGACAATATCGGCACCGTCCTCGTCAAGGTCAACTTGGCGCTGCACGCAAAGGCGCTGTTGATACGCGATATTCACTACATCGTGGTGGACGGCAAGCTGCAGCTTATCGATGCCTCCCGTGGTCGCGTCGCCGATCTGCAACGCTGGCCCGACGGGCTGCAGGCAGCGGTAGAGGCCAAAGAGGGCTTGGAAGTCTCTGAGGGCGGGCGCATCCTCGATACGATTACCCTGCAAGAACTCATGCGACGGTACCCGCTGGTCTGTGGAATGACGGGTACTGCGGTAGAGGCCACCGACCAGCTGCGGCAATTTTATGACCTGCACGTTTCCGTTATCGATCGGAATAAGCCACTGCAGCGCTTCGATGAACAAGATCGCATTTTTGCCACCATAGGGGAGAAGTCAGCGGCCATCGTCGAAGAAATTGCCCACCTGCACGAAGCCGGTCAACCAGTGCTTGTGGGAACCCAAGACGTTGCGGAATCAGAAAATTTGGCGGAGGCCTTGCGCGATCGCGATATCGAAGTCAACGTGCTCAACGCCAAAAATAACCGCGAAGAGGCACAGATTGTCGCCGAAGCCGGCGATATTGGGCGGGTAACCGTCTCCACACAAATGGCCGGCCGCGGTACCGACATCAAGCTCGGTGGTGCCGATGAGGCCGACCACGATGAGGTGGCCGAACGCGGCGGCCTTGCCGTGATCGGAACCTCTCGGCACCGCACCGCGCGGCTCGATAACCAGCTGCGCGGGCGTGCAGGGCGCCAAGGGGACCCAGGCTTGGCGCTATTTTTCGTCTCCCTGGAAGATGATGTGGTGCAACAAGGCGGAGCTGGGGAAAAGGTCAGCGCGCAACCTGGCCCTAGCGGGCTCATCGAATCCAAACGAGTGCAGGACTTTGTCGCCCATTGTCAGCGGGTAACAGAGGGCCAATTGCTAGAAATTCACGCGCAAACCTGGAAGTATAACCAGCTCTTGGCGGACCAGCGCATCATCATCGATAAGCGCCGTGCAGCGCTATTGGATACAGACCAAGCGTGGCAGGAACTTGCCGAGCGCGCCCCAGAGCGGGCGAGCGAGCTTGCGGATATCCCGGAGGCGGCGCGCACCCAGGCAGCGCGCGAAATCATGCTGTATCACCTGGACATGGGCTGGGCCGATCACCTCGAGCTGCTCGATGATGTGCGCGAATCCATTCACCTGCGCGCCATCGCGCGCGAGACCCCAATTGACGAATATCACCGCATCGCGGTGCGCGAATTTAAGGACTTGGCGCAGCGGGCGGTAGATCAGGCCGTAGAGACCTTCAGGCAGGTGCCTATTGACGCCGAGGGGGCACACCTAGCAGACTCTGGGTTGAACCGTCCAAGCGCAACGTGGACCTATATGGTCTCTGATAACCCCCTTGCGGGGCAGGGAAATTCCGTGTTGAGCGGCATCGGAAACATTTTCCGGTGA
- the odhI gene encoding oxoglutarate dehydrogenase inhibitor Odhl, with protein sequence MSENTGTPEPQVETTSVFRADLLKEMENGTKGTETSAVGTENLEDGQALLVVKRGSNAGARFLLDQDTTTAGRHPEADIFLDDVTVSRRHAEFRKNDDGQFEVVDVGSLNGTYVNREPRNSQVLEVGDEIQIGKFRLVFITKQD encoded by the coding sequence ATGAGCGAGAACACCGGAACCCCGGAACCACAGGTGGAGACCACCTCTGTATTCCGCGCTGACCTGCTCAAGGAAATGGAAAATGGCACCAAGGGAACCGAGACCTCTGCGGTAGGTACGGAAAACTTGGAGGACGGCCAGGCGTTGCTTGTAGTCAAGCGCGGCTCCAATGCCGGTGCCCGCTTCCTGCTGGATCAGGACACCACCACGGCAGGGCGCCACCCAGAGGCAGATATCTTCCTGGATGATGTCACCGTCTCCCGCCGCCACGCTGAATTCCGCAAGAATGATGACGGCCAATTCGAGGTAGTAGACGTGGGATCCCTGAACGGCACCTACGTCAACCGCGAGCCGCGTAACTCGCAGGTGCTCGAGGTGGGAGATGAGATTCAGATCGGTAAATTCCGCCTCGTCTTCATCACCAAGCAGGACTAA
- the ftsR gene encoding transcriptional regulator FtsR, with amino-acid sequence MSAAESAAASARRKSPNTKKAKTMSIGVVLETLNQQFPDVTVSKIRFLESEGLISPQRTASGYRRFTQEDVDRLRYILTTQRDNYTPLKVIREQLEAMDSGQVTAIVSAGNAETLLSPQQFKAPAVTRLTDAEVAEQAGASEADIATFIKDKLIKPDAAGFFNTDDVAIASAAVALQAFGFSASQLKSLRNSARRQADLISQVAAPVAHSNSDTAHQQAEELSQQMTALVVSLHATLVKTDLRHEFNG; translated from the coding sequence GTGAGCGCAGCAGAATCCGCGGCGGCATCAGCTCGCCGCAAAAGCCCGAACACGAAGAAGGCTAAGACCATGTCCATTGGCGTGGTCTTAGAAACGCTGAATCAGCAGTTCCCTGATGTCACTGTGTCTAAAATCCGCTTCCTCGAGTCAGAGGGGCTAATTTCTCCCCAGCGCACTGCCTCCGGCTACCGCCGGTTCACGCAGGAAGACGTGGATAGGTTGCGCTATATCTTGACCACCCAGCGGGATAATTACACCCCGCTTAAGGTTATCCGCGAGCAGCTGGAAGCGATGGATTCTGGCCAGGTCACCGCCATTGTTTCTGCTGGCAATGCGGAGACCTTGCTGTCCCCGCAACAGTTCAAAGCACCCGCGGTAACGCGCTTGACCGATGCCGAGGTAGCAGAGCAAGCCGGAGCATCCGAGGCGGATATTGCCACCTTTATCAAGGACAAGCTCATTAAGCCGGATGCCGCGGGATTTTTCAATACCGACGACGTGGCCATTGCTTCTGCCGCGGTAGCGTTGCAGGCCTTCGGCTTTAGCGCTAGCCAGCTGAAGTCCCTGCGCAATAGCGCACGCCGCCAAGCAGATTTGATTTCGCAGGTTGCGGCCCCCGTAGCGCACTCGAATTCCGATACCGCTCACCAGCAGGCAGAAGAACTGTCCCAGCAGATGACGGCGCTAGTGGTTTCTTTGCATGCCACCTTGGTAAAGACGGATTTGCGCCACGAATTTAACGGCTAA
- a CDS encoding bifunctional nuclease family protein codes for MSDVTLEFHGIHQLGPEDDVCALLRWPEDNRLIPVWLSAVDGIQLATVFADQRPNRPTTHDLLCEVLEAAGGVEAIEIVNHHQGTFMVDIQTAQGEVFDARVSDALAVAEYFKVPIVAESALLAQVSVFASEEDIKEYFDLELPTPTQDWEDSDASSAEESTSASGNAQADADFEEMMRSLGMDESDFHTGEEDEKN; via the coding sequence ATGAGTGATGTAACCCTTGAATTTCACGGCATTCACCAGCTTGGGCCAGAAGATGATGTCTGCGCACTGCTGCGTTGGCCCGAAGACAATCGCCTCATTCCCGTCTGGCTTTCGGCCGTAGACGGAATCCAATTGGCTACCGTTTTTGCTGACCAGCGCCCGAACCGCCCCACGACCCACGATCTTCTGTGCGAGGTCTTGGAGGCTGCAGGTGGCGTCGAGGCCATCGAGATTGTCAACCACCATCAAGGCACCTTCATGGTGGATATTCAGACCGCGCAAGGTGAAGTTTTTGATGCGCGTGTAAGCGATGCCTTGGCGGTAGCCGAGTACTTTAAGGTGCCCATCGTTGCCGAATCTGCGCTCTTGGCGCAGGTATCCGTCTTCGCCAGCGAGGAGGACATCAAGGAATACTTCGACCTCGAGCTTCCTACCCCCACACAGGACTGGGAAGACAGCGATGCCTCCTCCGCCGAGGAAAGCACCTCTGCATCCGGAAACGCGCAGGCCGATGCCGATTTCGAAGAGATGATGCGCAGCCTTGGCATGGATGAATCCGATTTCCACACGGGGGAAGAAGACGAAAAAAATTAA
- a CDS encoding MerR family transcriptional regulator gives MSITEDTQSESQYVQESLFDVGPDEEVGYRVPIACQVAGITYRQLDYWARTNLVNPSIRTARGSGSQRLYSFKDVLVLKIVKRLLDTGISLQNIRLAVESLHDRGVNDLAELTLVSDGTTVYECRSNDEVIDLLAGGQGVFGIAVPGILKELSGTITSFPAERIEELPDDNVVGLDELAARRNRKSS, from the coding sequence GTGAGCATCACCGAGGACACTCAGTCCGAGTCCCAGTACGTCCAAGAATCCCTCTTTGATGTGGGACCGGACGAAGAAGTGGGGTACCGCGTGCCCATCGCCTGCCAGGTTGCTGGCATCACCTATCGCCAGTTGGACTACTGGGCACGCACCAACTTGGTCAACCCCTCCATTCGCACCGCCCGCGGCTCGGGTTCACAGCGCCTTTATTCTTTCAAGGACGTCTTGGTCCTCAAGATTGTCAAGCGCCTGCTCGACACCGGCATTTCCCTGCAGAATATCCGTTTGGCCGTGGAATCGTTGCATGACCGCGGCGTTAACGATTTGGCTGAGCTCACCCTCGTCTCTGATGGCACTACCGTGTACGAGTGCCGCTCCAATGATGAGGTCATTGACCTTCTCGCCGGCGGGCAGGGTGTCTTCGGCATCGCAGTGCCGGGAATCTTGAAGGAACTGTCCGGCACGATTACGTCCTTCCCCGCAGAGCGCATCGAGGAATTGCCCGATGACAACGTGGTTGGCTTGGATGAGCTCGCCGCTCGCCGCAACCGCAAGAGTTCCTAA
- a CDS encoding vWA domain-containing protein, with translation MARHSNGENRFALAGWVIAVIIIAILAVIAPLIFLLRAGDDSGEPTAAETASQSPVESSPGVSSSAPSTPDAGEEASGSASSSTVEMAPNTLLLVDTSANMTAMFDATQQALSGTAEKLSDNNSQVALWNYSSPISEAASVGYRDNLGFGNGAAVPDTLAAFGTGGVPQSRSATIAALNTAADQAAGTNRKARVLLVTTGTELDMDDAQFAAALDGAKSDNVELSVVHVGPGAIDEQLKNAADNFTSVDAGTQEDLNAAMDKAAGV, from the coding sequence ATGGCACGGCACTCAAACGGGGAAAACAGATTCGCACTAGCTGGCTGGGTTATCGCGGTTATCATCATCGCAATCCTTGCCGTCATCGCACCGTTGATTTTCCTGTTGCGCGCTGGGGATGACTCTGGAGAGCCTACGGCCGCAGAAACCGCGTCCCAATCCCCTGTGGAAAGCAGCCCAGGAGTCTCCTCCTCCGCTCCGAGTACGCCGGACGCCGGCGAAGAGGCTTCGGGCTCGGCTTCCTCTTCCACCGTGGAGATGGCCCCCAATACTCTCCTGCTCGTTGATACTTCTGCGAATATGACCGCGATGTTTGATGCAACGCAACAGGCGCTATCTGGCACCGCGGAAAAATTGAGTGACAACAATAGCCAGGTAGCCTTGTGGAACTATTCGTCCCCCATTTCGGAGGCCGCGTCGGTGGGTTACCGCGATAACCTCGGATTCGGCAATGGCGCTGCGGTTCCGGATACGCTCGCGGCATTCGGCACCGGTGGGGTGCCGCAATCGCGCAGCGCCACAATTGCCGCGCTGAACACCGCTGCGGATCAGGCCGCCGGTACCAACCGGAAGGCACGGGTGCTCCTCGTGACAACGGGCACCGAGCTCGATATGGACGATGCCCAGTTTGCCGCCGCTCTTGACGGCGCGAAGTCAGACAACGTAGAGCTATCCGTCGTCCACGTGGGCCCAGGGGCTATCGATGAACAGCTAAAGAACGCCGCTGACAACTTCACTAGCGTCGATGCGGGTACGCAGGAGGACCTCAACGCCGCGATGGATAAGGCCGCTGGGGTTTAA
- a CDS encoding 3-methyladenine DNA glycosylase, whose protein sequence is MNEHERRAADRLERFRHPGSYHPVFDFLFEYYPVRPSHLKRWHPGIDTALKGNAPQASWRDYHETADGITVDVESYMQRRGSSIDYILDLLRRSATNPVHFDCFGLHEWAMVYHTDSPRHDLPLRLGAEGTNRVVDTHSLKCSHYDAFRFFTLPARPLNLTVLHREDQPANDQAGCVHVTMDLYKWAWKLGPLVPGDLFLDCLDLAIDARILDMEASPYDCRNWGLGVVPIETPEGKATYVNRQRGLAQRAQPLRERLVAVMERAYCQLH, encoded by the coding sequence ATGAATGAGCACGAGCGTAGGGCGGCGGACCGCCTGGAGAGGTTTCGCCATCCGGGCAGCTATCATCCCGTATTTGATTTCCTCTTTGAGTACTACCCTGTCCGCCCATCGCACCTAAAGCGCTGGCACCCGGGCATCGACACGGCGCTCAAGGGTAACGCGCCGCAGGCTAGCTGGCGCGATTACCACGAGACTGCGGACGGCATCACCGTGGACGTGGAATCCTATATGCAACGGCGCGGAAGTTCGATTGACTATATCTTGGATCTGCTGCGGCGCTCTGCCACCAACCCGGTGCACTTTGATTGCTTTGGTCTGCATGAATGGGCGATGGTTTACCACACCGATTCCCCACGCCATGATCTCCCGCTGCGCTTAGGCGCAGAAGGAACCAACCGCGTCGTTGATACTCATTCCCTAAAGTGCTCGCATTATGATGCGTTCCGTTTCTTTACTCTGCCGGCGCGCCCGCTCAATCTGACGGTGCTCCACCGTGAGGATCAACCTGCCAATGACCAAGCAGGCTGCGTGCACGTGACCATGGACCTTTATAAATGGGCGTGGAAGCTCGGCCCCCTGGTCCCAGGTGATCTCTTCCTCGATTGCCTGGATCTGGCTATCGATGCCCGCATCCTTGACATGGAGGCCTCCCCGTACGATTGCCGTAATTGGGGCCTTGGGGTAGTTCCTATTGAAACACCAGAGGGCAAGGCGACGTATGTCAACCGTCAACGGGGCCTCGCGCAGCGAGCGCAACCGCTGCGCGAGCGGCTTGTCGCAGTAATGGAAAGGGCTTATTGCCAGTTACACTAG